Sequence from the Castanea sativa cultivar Marrone di Chiusa Pesio chromosome 12, ASM4071231v1 genome:
AAGCTCAGCTAGTATCTCATCTACTTGTTCAGGAGCTGAGTCACCAATGGCTGGACCCCTGAGCCGGTACAAGGAACCTACTGCAGTTTCTCTTAATTCCTGCATGTTGCCTTTTCCCTGAATGGCACGTAAAAGTAGCCATCTAGGTGATGCTGGTAGCCACCACATCCCAATTCCCATAATCACTGCCAAAGGGGTACTAGCTCCATACATGTAGCGCCAACCAGCAACTGTGTCAACTAAAAGGCTACCAATTCCGTAACCTCCCTGCGCAAGATTGCAAGTGCTTACAATGTGTAGAGTATATATgcaaatacattaaaaaaatatgctaATGATAATTTTGTTGAGAAAGCTAGAAAAGAGACATGTAAATCCAAGTCAACTCTTACTAGCTGCAATTCATTTAGGCtctgtttggttgggaggatggatAACAAAAATTAGTTTTCTTACAATGTGTGTACGGTATAGAGGGTGGAAAAGTTATCTGAGTGAAGTTCTCctatgtcataaaaaaaaaaaaagagaatggaaaagtggaaagatgaaaacaaataaaaatttgctttATTTGGTTGGCAAGAaaatgagaggatagaaaagatagTTCAGTAAGAATTTACTATTATAACCCAACTACATGGTACATAAgaagtaattttaaaattattaaatagtaaaaacattacttattattaattaaattaataaagataACATCTTATCAAAGTTAACACAtcacatttccttttttttttatcttttttttttttactcagcCATTTTCATTACTCAACATTTTTGCTAATTTACTTTAACACACATGCGggagaaaaagacaaacaatgttattttaacatttttgcTGGCTGATACCTAGTAAAAAGCAAGCccaaaaagtagaagaagatatGAAAGAAGATAGAATTTGGCTGGCTGGTACCTGGGTGGTTGACTGTTGGTGAGAGGGTAATATTGTAAACCCAGTTTTCTACCCATTTTGGGGAGATGTGATTTTGGTGGGCCGTAGTAGAAAACACCCAGATACCTACTATtctcctctattttcttttcctaacCAAATAGAGGAATGCTCCTCTTTTCTTTACACGTTTCTCTCACCCATTTTCCATCCACCCActtttcaccccaaccaaacagaAACTTACTGCATACcctaaaataaattatcttCAGTTCAAAGTTGAAGCACTTACAATCATCCCAAGGACAAAAAAGAACTCTTCCAAAGAGATTAGTCGACCACGTATCTTACTTGGAGCTGTCTCAGCAATGTACATAGGAGCTGCATGCATTGCCTAAAAGTGAAGAAGCTAAAATCATGTctcacctaaaaataaaaagacaaaactacaatttttttttaacatctatATTCTTCAAGAATGCATAGTTAAGTCATATATCATAAGCAAGCGATACTTTCTTTTCCCTGATGTAGACCAATGATATCTGATGCCGAAATTAATGCAGCACATATTCTTAATGGGGATTGAAAATCACCaataacagaaaaataaaaatagaccTAAAAATCAGCACCAAGAATTgtttggagtcagcaccaagcgggATATAAAACTTAGATTTCAACACCTATCCGTTGGAAAAATATCAACTGAAATTGTACTCATCCCAAACTTGTCTACATAGAAATAGAATAGCATGCTTATATAGACTACTTGGACTAGATCCTTACCCTAACTGACTTGgattaaattatgaaaataactTTGACTCTAAGAAATTAAATACAACTTAAAGTAAAATACCAAAAACCTATTTAGCTAATAAAATCCAATAGatgtaatataaaaataataatgatacaaaataacaacaacataATTGACTCCTAAAACTAAATAGaactaaattacaataaatttgtattCCTGCCTCCTGCATCATTTCTTTTTGCTCTTTCCTTTGCAAATCTATTCCCACATTAACCCCTCCAGAAGTTAGAAAACCACAAGTGCACTTAGAATTGAAAAgggttaaaaaattataaagaactTTAAGATGAATACCTCACATAAATATAATGGacttaaaatttcaatatatgtGCCTAGTTATATTACCTAGTTgtttaattttactttataCAAACTGTTTAAGGAAAATAGAGGTATATGCATATAGATGTTAATAAGGAGATAATAGTGCCTAGATATGTGTAGTGTATATTAAGATGGACATAGTACCACATAgatgtgcgtgtgtgtgtgggCGTGTCCATATCTGTAGATATGTATAGAGTGAACAACACATGATGTTTATTACCAGTCCAATTCCTATGCCAAACACAAAGCGCCCAATGACCATAATAGGGAAGTCCGGTGCTACTGCTGTTATAAGCGCTCCAACAGGATACAATAGAGCAGCTGCAAGCAACtcccttcttcttcctttggTTCATATTCACCATTTAAAATTCATCAAGACATGGAAAATATCACAGATATTTAATGTATAGCTCTCTATATAACAGAAAAACTAACCTAGGAAATCAGCAACATTAAAGGCCAAGACAGAGCCAGTCAATGCACCATATAATGAGCCACTAGTCTGCAATAGGTAGCATCCacaaaattagaaacaaaagCATGTATTTGTTTTCCCCATCAGTGTAAAATATCAACCCATAAACATATAACAATAACAAGAAAGAGTCAGTTGTAAACTCACTATGAGACCAATCTCCACAGAAGATAAGTTGTACCATGATATTCCACTTAGTGTCGCTGACTGCAAGAAATGACAAAGGTTATTAAGAAAGAATGCCATTAACTTGACTTAGTTATTTAAGAAAACTACATGCTGTTTTCAGTAGTATGAggtcaaaaaataataaattatcttATATAAGCTGCAGTTTTAGAGTGAGTCCTTCAAGCAAGGAAATACAAATATACTTTTTTGGCTCTTAAATGagaattttcattcaaaagaaTGAAAACAAGCTAAGTCAGATGAATATAATGCCACTACAGCtcaaaattaattacattaaaaGCCTACCTCTATAGATATTGTGGCACAAGATGTAGCACCAATATCATAGCCATACAGTAGTCCTCCAAGAGCCGGGAAGAGAAATCTGGAAATAACAAGACACTCCTTAAGGGTAAGGCTACAAATAATCAGGTGCAAATttattgtttcaatttttaagagCAATCACATTATCAGATTGAACCATTGGTCTTAGTGAGCCATCAATAACACCAAGCTGGTGACACCTAACCAGGATAAGAAGTTCTCAAAATTCTTAACCTTGTCTTGCCTCAAGTGACCGAACAAACATACGAATAAAAATATGTAGCATCATACTTTTACTACAAATTGTTAGTTTAAAGCTGTAACTAATTAGCTATATACACATATTGATACAAAAAACACAATTCACAACACATTCCTATCTGGGAAAACTGCTAAACATTCTAATGTCGCAACTATTCTCCAAACATCATTATCATAGCATAAGGCACCACAAATTTTTCCAGTTAAATCAACTCAAAAGGGTAAAATTTATAACAAGAATTTGAATACTCACGGTAGGATTGCAGCGACAACGGAATAGTTTTCAGAACCATGAACCCCCCCATTAATAAGAGGCTCCTCTACACCACCAATATCACCAGAAGACTCTCCTAcctaaataaaaacaacaacataatcaactacttgaaaaaataaatcttaaacaCCAAACAGAGTATAGCtttcaaaattctctctctcctatctctctcttttaatttgTTCTCTTGTGCACTTTCTATGCATCCAAACAAGTATGAAATGCAAAACAACACACATATCATATGTTATgtacaaacatttttttcagaaattttcaaaaataatctCAAAACGCTTAAACCAAACAACATTAGGTTTCCAATAAAACAGTGAAAAACTTGAACAAAAATAAACCACAAAATATTCAGTGATCCTCTGTGATAATGATCTcaaagtgaaattttttgacatttattttttaatttcaacagaAATTTTAACTTCTTGTCTCATAATTCTATACAATGAAACAACTTGTTCAAATTCATACAACTTCCAGTTCCTCAATTTCCTTTacgcttttgcttttgctttttttcttttctcagcATCCAAACAAAGCATGAAATAGTGAAAACCTTGCCGAGAGACGATAACGTGGGTTGCTGAGGATCGGAAGCCATTTTTGAATGAAGCTCTGTCTGAGAGAGATAATTGTAAGTGAATTATATTATagtattattaatattatacatatatatataatataaaattaatttagaaaaaaaggGTGAATGGTAAATAGAAAAGTTGAGAGATGGTTTTTAATGGTTAGGTGTGAGAGTGGGAAGAGAATGTCAAGTGtaatgagagagaagagaatggCAGTTAGATTGAGGTTATAAACTGAGCTTTTGTACTCTGGTTTTGTAATCGTACAACTACAAAGGTTAGAGTAGCCacatcctctttttttttttctttttttgataagtagccaGATCCTCATATAGAATGTGCAACTCATCTTTTGAATATATGAGTTTCATGTTGGGAATCATCTCTTCAATAGATGAGTTCACTGACAGGttatttcagcaaaaagttttaatgcaattttattttgtcaaataaaatcattattattaagaagAAAATCCCCTCAACGTGGGAAACAGgacctttttttatttgttgataaaaaCAGGACCTTGATTTGTTGAGAGGCATCATAATCATATACCACATAAAAAGTTTGATCTAAGAAATTATGGTTGTGTCAAGtgattatatttttcttataccAAATGACTACCATTGATTGAAAAATTGGGAAACTGACataattccttctttttttttattggtctcAAGTTAAATACTATcttctcaacaaccaaaaaaaaagttaaataataaatattagaaATAGTAGTTAAAATACTGCTccaattaaaactaaatatcgaactttcattatttattgtaacaataatttataattttttattaagcataAATTTGATCTTAAATAATGTGTTTTCGTCCTGTAActtgaaataatttttgtttattcatttttattatcaaaatattatcacACTTTACGTAATGATTTCATAAAGGCATACTAGTTACAAATAAAGCAATGTAAACCTATActaatatttcttaaaaattttaaaaaaaaattcaaattctgattTAACTTCCAAAGCCtaaaaattgattcttttttctctcaccaTCTCTAGGGGCAAAAGCTGAAAAACATGAGTCTCAGCGTAgagtctcaattttttttttaatataaataagtgGCGTTTTAGTTTTTTACCAGACTATTTTACTTCTTAAATATGATACACTTCCAATCCCATCCCGactattaattataatattaaatctGAAATATcccaaaagaaattttaaaaaattaaaaataaaaatgtgtctATGTCTTTGAGTCAACTGAACAGTGTACCGAACTGAAATAAAATCTGCTTTGAAAGTTAGCATGGTGTTGCCGCTGGAcctactttttattttgtgttaaagAGAGATACTTTTGTTGTTTAGTTGATCTTCTAAACGTCTCATGTCTCAAGACTCACAAGTCTCAACCCTTTTCGTTTAGTACCAGTTGGACTCAGACAATCAGATGCCCAACAACATACATACAGttaaatattataattgttTACACCTGACCATTCAACACAGTAAACTGATAAAAGTATGGTTTGGTAGCCTTTGTTTCTAAATCTAATGATTTACATGAGTCTAATTATGGGAAAGTCCTTTATTTGAGATTTACAATTAAGGCATGTGTTTTCTTTCGCAAAGAGTGCTTACTGAGATTTTGTTCTTATCCATACTTCTCCCATGAATCTGAGTCTTTggattaagattttttttttttttcaaaatttttcctgGTCTTTAATCTCATTTCATAGTCAAACGAGAAACGAAGGGACTGCATGGCCCATTCCAAGTGGGCGCTTTCTAGGAGACCCAAAAAGAAACCTGGGCTGGAATTTTTGTTATCAAGCATTAAGCCATTAACTGATATCCTCATAATACCAAATAATTtgagttcaaagttcaaacatcAACTTCACTAACTCTTGAAAGTTTGGCAACCATCATTAAGCTCTACTGAAATTCAATGAACATCCCATGGTTTTGACTAAATAGACCAACAAACATTCGATGCTtctgttcaaaaaaaaaaaaaaaaaaaccatatctAGACCACTAGAGTCAAAACTAAGAGGAATGTATAAACCAATGCTTCCATAGATATTGTGGTTTACAATTATAGCTTCCATGCCTGTTTATTTTGGGTTGTCTCCCGGATAACTAAAGAGAAAGAGTCAAAGAAAGGGCAGAGGCAGCAATTCAAATCAAGATTTATCCGGCTACCTGtttatattaaattacaaaaataaaagtaaaaaatcaaTCTTGTATCAGACTACTTGTCTTGTAGTTGGATCCCCTAGTTTTTGGAATGTTCCAAATTCTACTTGAGCATCCAAATCTGGGTCAATACTGGCAAAAACATCTCGGAACAAGGTTCTAGTGCCATGCCAAATATGTCCGAAGAAGAAGAGCAGAGCAAATGAAGCAGAATATAATGACTATCCTAATATAATTTGAATCTCTCCCACAGTAGTACTAAACAACCGctccacacccccccccccacccaacaaaaaaaatatctctTACAAGTCTCGAAACAAGTGCAAAATACAGGTGTATGCATTGTCTTcttaatgctatgtttggaagtttggagggagagaagagTAAAGAGGAGTAGAGGAGAAGAAACTAGTAGGGAGGAAAGTAGAGGAGAATAGTTacctttcattttattttgatgtttttaaaattaagtaaggggaAGGGGAATAAACTAATTAGCCCTTCCTTTTGTAATTGCTATAAATGGTGAAGGGTAAAATAGGTAATTCAAAATGTTTAATT
This genomic interval carries:
- the LOC142621293 gene encoding D-xylose-proton symporter-like 2 isoform X2, whose protein sequence is MASDPQQPTLSSLGKVGESSGDIGGVEEPLINGGVHGSENYSVVAAILPFLFPALGGLLYGYDIGATSCATISIESATLSGISWYNLSSVEIGLITSGSLYGALTGSVLAFNVADFLGRRRELLAAALLYPVGALITAVAPDFPIMVIGRFVFGIGIGLAMHAAPMYIAETAPSKIRGRLISLEEFFFVLGMIGGYGIGSLLVDTVAGWRYMYGASTPLAVIMGIGMWWLPASPRWLLLRAIQGKGNMQELRETAVGSLYRLRGPAIGDSAPEQVDEILAELSYVGDEKEATLSEMFKGKCLKALTIGAGLLLFQQITGQPSVLYYSGSILQSAGFSAASDATRVSILLGLLKLIMTGVVVLVVDKLGRRPLLLGGVSGMVISLFLLGSYYLFLDDVPVVAVVALLLYVGCYQALLGDAILFYIFGAIAVASLHFIFFVIPETKGLTLEEIEAKCL
- the LOC142621293 gene encoding D-xylose-proton symporter-like 2 isoform X1, yielding MASDPQQPTLSSLGKVGESSGDIGGVEEPLINGGVHGSENYSVVAAILPFLFPALGGLLYGYDIGATSCATISIESATLSGISWYNLSSVEIGLITSGSLYGALTGSVLAFNVADFLGRRRELLAAALLYPVGALITAVAPDFPIMVIGRFVFGIGIGLAMHAAPMYIAETAPSKIRGRLISLEEFFFVLGMIGGYGIGSLLVDTVAGWRYMYGASTPLAVIMGIGMWWLPASPRWLLLRAIQGKGNMQELRETAVGSLYRLRGPAIGDSAPEQVDEILAELSYVGDEKEATLSEMFKGKCLKALTIGAGLLLFQQITGQPSVLYYSGSILQSAGFSAASDATRVSILLGLLKLIMTGVVVLVVDKLGRRPLLLGGVSGMVISLFLLGSYYLFLDDVPVVAVVALLLYVGCYQLSFGPIGWLMVSEIFPLRLRGRGLSIAVLVNFGANALVTFAFSPLKALLGDAILFYIFGAIAVASLHFIFFVIPETKGLTLEEIEAKCL